The proteins below are encoded in one region of Bacteroidota bacterium:
- a CDS encoding T9SS type A sorting domain-containing protein — MENIRMKKLTLIISLVFSLSSLFSQVTTDPVFPAADDPVTIYLDATGTGLEGYTGDVYTHSGVTVDGNQWQNVIGSWGNNTNQPMLTNVGTDLYELEITPSIRDFYGVSASADITEMSFVFRSEDGSQQTSPDIFIEVYAIGLNVNIVEPSLPGIILELNDILEVNAAGLGSDSLALFLNNIWTTSAIGDELLYTINANDYGKFRAKIFAYAGGNSVVDSFYYFVRPAVVVENLPVGIEDGINYIDDNTVILCLYAPEKDYVFAIGDFSNWEVGDENYMKKTTDNNRYWVQLNNLIAGKEYIYQYFIDGDLTVGDTYADKISDPWNDHYIESSTYPNLIEYPEENVSGIATIFQTAQDEYQWNIANFQGPANTDLVIYELLVRDFVEDRNMQAVIDTLGYLKTLGVNAIELMPVNEFEGNNSWGYNPCYYFAFDKYYGTKNKFKEFIDIAHENGIAVIMDIALNHSFGQSPLVRMYWDAVNNQPAANNPWYNQTAMHDFNVGYDFNHESEATKQFVDRVIKYWMNDYKIDGYRFDLSKGFTQNNTLGNTAAWGQYDASRVSLWKNIADAMWAENPNSYVILEHFADNSEEQELAEYGMLLWGNVNYNYAEAAMGWNSTSDINWASYQSRGWSQPNLISYMESHDEERIMAKNLEYGNSAGGYDIQTLNTALARMELVATFFFTIPGPKMIWQFGELGYDYHINYPGTIGGNEYRTHEKPVEWGYFYNEKRNKLFSVYKALIDLKKNEPAFKSTDFSMSAGNWAMKRININHADMNVTVIGNFDVAAGTIDPNFQHTGWWYDFFAGDSINVSDVNATLSLDAGEYKLYTTKRFDEPSLQTEIVEPDDENFEANEIEVFPNPSSDEVYFQFNNIKSNKVKLTIYNNLGQQIRIIHAENLNTASQIIEWDGNDNFGNETKTGLYFYEIESDNFVKTGKIVRLK; from the coding sequence ATGGAGAATATTAGAATGAAAAAACTTACATTAATTATTAGTTTAGTTTTTAGCCTTAGCTCACTTTTTTCGCAAGTAACTACCGATCCTGTATTTCCGGCAGCCGACGATCCGGTAACAATTTATTTAGATGCAACAGGTACAGGTCTCGAAGGTTACACTGGCGATGTTTATACACATTCCGGTGTTACCGTAGATGGAAATCAGTGGCAAAACGTAATTGGTTCTTGGGGAAATAATACAAACCAACCAATGCTAACCAATGTTGGAACAGATTTATACGAACTTGAAATTACACCAAGCATACGCGATTTTTATGGTGTCTCTGCATCAGCCGACATTACTGAGATGAGTTTTGTTTTCAGAAGTGAAGATGGTTCTCAACAAACCAGTCCCGATATTTTTATTGAGGTTTATGCGATAGGCCTGAATGTTAATATTGTTGAACCTTCGTTACCAGGTATAATTTTAGAGCTTAACGATATTTTAGAAGTTAATGCCGCCGGTTTGGGTTCTGATTCTCTTGCTTTATTTTTAAACAATATTTGGACAACAAGTGCTATCGGAGACGAATTATTATATACAATAAATGCAAACGACTATGGCAAATTCAGAGCTAAGATTTTTGCTTATGCCGGCGGAAATTCTGTTGTAGATTCGTTTTATTATTTCGTAAGGCCTGCTGTGGTTGTTGAAAATCTTCCGGTAGGAATTGAAGACGGAATAAATTACATTGATGATAATACGGTAATTTTATGCCTTTATGCACCCGAAAAAGATTATGTTTTTGCAATTGGCGATTTCAGTAATTGGGAAGTTGGAGACGAAAACTATATGAAAAAAACTACAGATAATAATAGGTATTGGGTGCAATTAAACAACCTTATTGCCGGCAAGGAATATATTTATCAATATTTTATCGATGGCGATTTGACAGTTGGCGACACTTATGCCGATAAAATTTCTGATCCATGGAACGATCATTATATTGAAAGTTCGACATACCCCAACCTGATTGAATATCCCGAAGAAAATGTAAGCGGAATTGCAACTATTTTCCAAACTGCACAAGACGAGTATCAGTGGAACATTGCAAATTTTCAAGGACCTGCAAATACTGATTTGGTAATTTACGAACTTTTGGTACGCGATTTTGTTGAAGACAGAAACATGCAAGCCGTGATTGACACTTTAGGATACTTAAAAACCCTTGGAGTAAATGCAATTGAACTTATGCCGGTAAACGAATTTGAGGGCAACAATAGTTGGGGATACAATCCTTGCTATTATTTCGCTTTCGACAAATATTACGGAACAAAAAACAAATTCAAAGAGTTTATTGACATAGCTCACGAAAACGGTATTGCTGTGATTATGGACATAGCTCTGAATCACTCTTTCGGTCAATCACCTTTGGTTAGAATGTACTGGGATGCTGTGAATAATCAGCCTGCTGCCAACAATCCCTGGTATAACCAGACTGCAATGCACGATTTCAATGTAGGTTACGATTTCAATCACGAAAGTGAAGCCACAAAACAATTTGTTGATAGAGTCATAAAATATTGGATGAACGATTATAAAATTGATGGTTACAGATTCGACCTCTCGAAAGGATTTACACAAAATAATACTCTTGGAAATACTGCTGCCTGGGGTCAATATGATGCTTCACGAGTAAGTTTGTGGAAAAATATCGCTGATGCTATGTGGGCAGAAAATCCAAATTCTTATGTAATTCTTGAGCATTTCGCAGACAATAGTGAAGAACAGGAGCTTGCAGAATACGGTATGCTTCTTTGGGGAAACGTGAATTACAATTATGCAGAAGCCGCAATGGGTTGGAACAGTACATCAGATATTAATTGGGCTTCCTACCAATCAAGAGGATGGAGTCAGCCAAATCTGATTTCTTATATGGAAAGCCACGATGAAGAAAGAATTATGGCAAAAAATCTGGAATATGGAAATTCTGCCGGTGGGTACGATATTCAGACACTTAACACTGCTCTGGCGAGAATGGAATTGGTAGCAACTTTCTTTTTCACAATTCCGGGACCTAAAATGATATGGCAATTTGGCGAACTGGGCTACGACTATCATATAAATTATCCGGGAACAATTGGTGGCAACGAATACAGAACTCACGAAAAACCTGTTGAGTGGGGCTATTTTTATAATGAAAAAAGAAACAAACTTTTTAGTGTTTATAAAGCTTTGATAGATTTGAAGAAAAACGAACCAGCATTCAAAAGCACAGATTTTTCAATGTCTGCAGGAAATTGGGCTATGAAAAGAATCAACATCAATCATGCAGATATGAATGTAACCGTAATCGGAAATTTTGATGTAGCGGCGGGAACTATCGATCCAAACTTTCAGCATACAGGTTGGTGGTACGATTTTTTTGCAGGCGATTCAATCAATGTTAGCGATGTAAATGCTACTCTTTCATTAGATGCCGGCGAGTATAAATTGTATACTACAAAACGATTTGATGAACCATCGCTTCAAACTGAAATTGTTGAACCCGATGATGAAAATTTTGAAGCGAATGAAATTGAAGTTTTCCCAAATCCTTCCTCAGATGAAGTGTATTTCCAGTTTAATAATATTAAATCGAATAAAGTAAAACTTACCATTTATAATAATTTAGGTCAGCAAATTAGAATTATCCATGCAGAAAATTTGAATACAGCGAGCCAAATTATTGAATGGGACGGAAACGACAATTTTGGAAACGAGACAAAAACCGGATTATATTTTTATGAAATTGAATCAGATAATTTTGTGAAAACGGGAAAAATAGTCCGTTTGAAATAA
- a CDS encoding indolepyruvate ferredoxin oxidoreductase — protein sequence MQKLLVLGAEAIAQGAIDGGMSGIYAYPGTPSTEITEYVQNNKEAKTKNIRSKWSSNEKTAMESALGMSYAGKRAMVCMKHVGLNVAADAFINSAITGSNGGLIVTVADDPSMHSSQNEQDSRFYGKFAMIPIFEPSSQQEAYDMAYEGFQFSEKHGVPVMIRLTTRLSHSRAGVSRKEMLSENNMKLPENKTQFVLLPSIAKKNYRKLLGDQVNLENDSENSIYNKYFDGKDKSLGIIACGLAFNYLIENFPDEPCNHPILKISQYPIPRNFVNKICEECDEVLVLEDGYPLVEELLKGFLEKEKIKGRLDGSIPRDGELNPNIVAKSIGIFESYDDKVPELIENRPPAMCQGCGHIDAYNALNEALSVYETGRVFSDIGCYTLGALPPYNAINSCVDMGASITMAVGASDAGLIPSVSVIGDSTFTHSGITGLLDAVNNNSPITVLISDNFTTGMTGGQDSSALGKIEDICLGVGVDPKHIRVFTPIKRNHDEMVSIMKEELEYNGVSVIVPRRQCIQTMRNKDLAEQLKELKLK from the coding sequence ATGCAAAAATTATTAGTATTAGGAGCAGAAGCTATTGCACAAGGAGCAATAGACGGTGGAATGTCCGGAATATATGCTTATCCCGGAACTCCATCAACTGAAATTACTGAATATGTTCAAAATAATAAAGAAGCGAAAACAAAAAACATTCGTAGCAAATGGTCGTCAAACGAAAAAACGGCTATGGAATCAGCCTTAGGAATGTCCTATGCCGGAAAAAGAGCAATGGTTTGCATGAAACACGTTGGACTAAACGTTGCTGCCGATGCTTTCATTAATTCGGCAATTACAGGTTCTAATGGCGGATTGATAGTTACCGTTGCAGACGATCCTTCAATGCACTCTTCTCAAAATGAGCAAGATTCAAGATTTTATGGAAAGTTTGCAATGATTCCAATTTTCGAACCATCGAGCCAGCAAGAAGCCTACGATATGGCTTACGAAGGTTTTCAATTTTCTGAAAAACATGGAGTTCCAGTTATGATTCGTTTAACAACAAGACTTTCTCATTCGAGAGCCGGAGTTTCCAGAAAAGAGATGTTGAGCGAAAACAACATGAAATTGCCAGAAAATAAAACACAATTTGTTCTATTGCCATCCATTGCAAAAAAGAATTATAGAAAATTACTTGGCGATCAGGTTAATTTAGAGAACGATTCTGAAAATTCAATCTATAATAAATATTTTGACGGCAAAGACAAAAGTCTCGGAATAATTGCCTGCGGTTTAGCCTTCAATTATTTGATTGAAAATTTTCCGGATGAGCCATGCAATCATCCAATATTGAAAATATCTCAATATCCAATACCTCGTAATTTCGTGAATAAAATTTGCGAAGAATGTGACGAAGTTTTGGTACTTGAAGACGGTTATCCTCTTGTTGAAGAGCTACTTAAAGGATTTCTCGAAAAAGAAAAAATCAAAGGACGACTTGACGGAAGTATTCCTCGCGACGGAGAATTAAATCCGAATATTGTTGCAAAATCCATTGGGATTTTTGAATCTTATGACGATAAAGTTCCTGAACTTATAGAAAACAGACCACCGGCAATGTGTCAGGGTTGTGGGCATATTGATGCCTACAATGCTTTGAATGAGGCTTTAAGTGTTTATGAAACAGGTAGAGTATTCTCCGACATTGGTTGCTATACTCTTGGAGCACTTCCGCCATACAATGCAATCAATTCATGTGTTGATATGGGAGCTTCAATAACAATGGCTGTAGGTGCATCCGATGCTGGACTTATTCCTTCTGTATCTGTTATTGGTGACTCTACTTTTACACATTCCGGAATAACTGGTCTTTTAGATGCAGTAAACAATAATTCGCCAATAACTGTTTTAATTTCAGATAACTTTACTACTGGAATGACTGGTGGTCAAGATTCTTCAGCACTCGGGAAAATTGAAGATATTTGCCTCGGCGTTGGTGTTGACCCTAAGCATATTAGAGTTTTTACACCTATAAAAAGGAATCACGACGAAATGGTTAGCATCATGAAAGAAGAGCTTGAATATAATGGAGTTTCTGTTATAGTTCCTCGTCGTCAGTGTATTCAAACAATGAGAAATAAAGATCTCGCTGAACAATTAAAGGAACTAAAATTAAAATAG
- a CDS encoding indolepyruvate oxidoreductase subunit beta has translation MKTDLVLAGVGGQGILSIAATIGMAALKNDLYIKQSEVHGMAQRGGDVQSHMRISSKPIASDLIPKGKADLILSVEPMESLRYLPFLKPDGWLVTNTCPYVNIPNYPELDEVLKQVKKRGNFITIDADDIALKAGSKRATNIAMLGAASPFIDMPFESLEEGIRQIFAKKGDKIIDLNISALRAGREFSLENK, from the coding sequence ATGAAAACCGATTTAGTTTTAGCAGGTGTAGGCGGACAAGGAATTTTATCAATTGCAGCCACAATAGGAATGGCAGCATTAAAAAATGATTTGTATATAAAACAATCAGAAGTACACGGAATGGCACAAAGAGGCGGAGATGTACAATCACATATGAGAATTTCCAGCAAACCAATTGCTTCAGATTTAATTCCAAAAGGAAAAGCCGATTTGATTCTTTCGGTCGAACCCATGGAATCACTTAGATATTTACCGTTTTTAAAACCAGATGGTTGGTTAGTAACAAACACTTGTCCATATGTTAACATTCCCAACTATCCCGAATTGGATGAAGTTTTAAAGCAAGTCAAAAAAAGAGGAAACTTTATTACAATAGATGCAGACGATATTGCTCTAAAAGCTGGTTCAAAACGTGCTACAAATATTGCAATGCTTGGGGCAGCTTCTCCTTTTATAGACATGCCTTTCGAAAGTTTAGAGGAAGGTATTCGTCAGATTTTTGCAAAAAAAGGCGATAAAATTATTGATTTGAATATTAGCGCTTTACGTGCCGGAAGAGAATTTTCTTTGGAGAATAAATAG
- a CDS encoding MarR family transcriptional regulator, with the protein MDDFKSIHAKAYFNLLKTGSWIEDRIKKSLKPFNLTHAQLNALYILMENYPKPVSANELKKRILVHNPDVTRLLDRLVKKGFVTRETCLENRRKIDITLTDSGSKLFIMANHSAKETLGNFFEKKITKDEAIELRRILHKLRE; encoded by the coding sequence ATGGATGATTTTAAGTCGATACATGCAAAAGCATATTTTAATTTATTGAAAACTGGAAGCTGGATAGAAGATAGAATTAAGAAATCGTTAAAACCTTTTAATCTAACACATGCGCAGCTTAATGCACTTTATATTTTAATGGAAAATTATCCTAAACCAGTATCTGCAAATGAACTTAAAAAAAGAATTTTAGTTCATAATCCTGATGTTACAAGACTTTTAGATAGGCTTGTAAAAAAAGGTTTTGTTACAAGAGAAACTTGTCTTGAGAATCGCAGGAAAATTGATATAACTTTAACCGACAGTGGAAGTAAACTATTTATTATGGCAAATCATTCGGCGAAAGAAACTTTAGGAAATTTCTTTGAAAAAAAAATTACAAAAGACGAAGCTATAGAACTAAGACGAATTTTACACAAATTGAGAGAATAA
- a CDS encoding YceI family protein, with translation MKTMNFILVSIIFLYGSEMFAQKAEVNTKKSSIEWLGKKIVGEHSGTIQIKSGYFEFINDKIAAGKIVIDMTTITNSDLDDEDYKQKLVGHLKSDDFFAVEKYPTADFVFTKSTKFSNGKATITGDITIKGKTEKISFEAIKRGKEYTAIIDIDRSKFDIRYGSNSFFDNLGDKAIDDIFTLEIKITIN, from the coding sequence ATGAAAACAATGAATTTTATATTAGTATCAATTATCTTTCTATATGGCAGCGAAATGTTTGCCCAGAAAGCAGAAGTAAACACAAAAAAATCGAGTATAGAATGGCTTGGCAAAAAAATTGTTGGCGAGCATTCAGGTACTATTCAGATAAAAAGTGGATATTTTGAATTTATTAATGACAAGATTGCGGCTGGTAAAATAGTGATAGATATGACAACAATTACGAATAGCGACCTTGATGATGAAGATTATAAGCAGAAATTAGTTGGGCATTTAAAATCTGACGACTTTTTTGCTGTTGAGAAATATCCTACAGCAGATTTTGTGTTTACAAAAAGTACAAAATTCAGCAATGGGAAAGCCACAATTACAGGAGATATTACAATAAAAGGGAAAACGGAAAAAATATCTTTCGAAGCAATAAAAAGAGGAAAAGAATATACTGCCATTATCGATATAGATAGATCAAAATTTGATATTAGGTACGGTTCTAATTCATTTTTTGATAATTTAGGAGATAAGGCAATTGATGATATTTTCACTCTTGAAATCAAAATTACAATCAATTAG
- a CDS encoding CDGSH iron-sulfur domain-containing protein, whose protein sequence is MEKTNMSGNLPQMENLEAGKTYAWCPCGKTEKKVWCDGSHRGSNFTPKAFKVDEPKKAAICGCTKTKNAPYCDGSHLSL, encoded by the coding sequence ATGGAAAAAACAAATATGTCTGGGAATTTACCCCAAATGGAAAATTTAGAAGCAGGAAAAACATACGCTTGGTGTCCTTGCGGTAAAACTGAAAAAAAAGTATGGTGCGATGGTTCACATCGTGGAAGTAATTTCACTCCAAAAGCATTTAAGGTAGATGAGCCAAAAAAAGCAGCAATATGTGGGTGCACAAAAACAAAAAACGCACCCTACTGCGACGGTTCTCACTTGAGTTTGTAA
- a CDS encoding class I SAM-dependent methyltransferase, giving the protein MKLMWNERYSGDEYVYGIQPNIFFRKTIEDAKPGKILLPAEGEGRNAVFAANLGWDVQAFDYSSQAHEKAMDLCKSKNVSIKYLVHSIDEANYKKESFDMLAFIFAHNPNRQNQHRQLLNFLKPGGTVIIEAFSKKQINNNTGGPKNIDMLFSIDELKEDFSQLSELKVWEEEIVLDEGKFHSGNAAVVRLIGKK; this is encoded by the coding sequence ATGAAATTAATGTGGAATGAAAGATATTCAGGAGATGAATATGTTTATGGTATTCAGCCAAATATATTTTTTAGGAAAACCATAGAAGATGCCAAACCGGGAAAAATTCTTCTTCCGGCAGAAGGAGAAGGAAGGAATGCTGTGTTTGCGGCAAATTTAGGCTGGGATGTGCAGGCTTTCGATTATAGTTCACAAGCACATGAGAAAGCTATGGATTTATGCAAATCGAAAAATGTTAGCATTAAATATTTAGTCCATAGCATAGACGAAGCAAATTACAAAAAAGAATCATTTGATATGCTGGCATTTATTTTTGCCCACAACCCGAATAGGCAAAACCAGCACAGGCAGCTTTTAAATTTTTTGAAGCCTGGAGGAACAGTAATCATTGAGGCTTTTTCAAAAAAGCAGATAAATAATAATACAGGGGGTCCAAAAAATATTGATATGCTTTTTTCTATTGATGAATTAAAAGAAGATTTCTCTCAATTGAGTGAATTGAAAGTTTGGGAAGAAGAGATTGTTCTTGATGAAGGGAAATTCCATAGTGGAAATGCTGCTGTCGTTAGATTGATTGGAAAGAAGTAA
- the trxA gene encoding thioredoxin, with protein MTVEVNDTNFEEKVINSNVPVLVDFWAEWCGPCRMIAPIINELSEQYENEALMTKLDVDTSPETAAKYGIRNIPTILLFKDGKVVDKQVGAVPKSILIKKIDNLL; from the coding sequence ATGACAGTTGAAGTTAATGACACTAATTTTGAGGAAAAAGTAATCAATTCAAATGTTCCAGTTTTAGTAGATTTTTGGGCAGAGTGGTGTGGACCTTGCCGAATGATTGCTCCGATTATTAATGAACTTTCAGAACAATATGAAAATGAAGCTTTAATGACAAAGCTTGATGTGGATACAAGCCCCGAAACAGCAGCAAAATATGGAATAAGAAATATTCCAACAATTTTGCTTTTTAAAGACGGAAAAGTTGTTGACAAACAAGTCGGTGCTGTACCTAAATCAATTTTAATCAAAAAAATTGACAATCTTTTGTAA
- a CDS encoding inorganic pyrophosphatase — translation MRNNIMEQIGKLMGLRYKSHPWHGIDLGKDAPNVITSFIEMVPTDTVKYEIDKDSGYLRLDRPQKYSNVVPALYGFIPQTYSSNSVAELSRKALNRPEIVGDKDPIDICILTEKQITHGNIIVMARPIGGFRMIDDNEADDKIIAVLNNDAFYGSYEDISDCPDIVIERLKHYFLTYKDMPSTGKRNSEITHVYGTKEAHTIIKNGMLDYKKKFSNLETMFG, via the coding sequence ATGAGAAATAATATAATGGAACAAATTGGTAAATTGATGGGGCTTCGTTATAAATCTCACCCGTGGCATGGAATAGATTTGGGCAAAGATGCCCCGAATGTTATTACAAGTTTCATTGAAATGGTACCTACCGATACGGTTAAATATGAAATTGACAAAGATAGCGGCTATTTAAGATTAGATCGTCCACAGAAATATTCGAATGTTGTTCCTGCACTTTACGGTTTTATTCCTCAAACCTATAGTTCTAACAGTGTTGCAGAACTTAGTCGTAAAGCATTGAACCGTCCTGAGATTGTTGGCGACAAAGACCCAATTGATATTTGCATACTTACAGAAAAACAAATAACTCACGGGAATATAATTGTTATGGCTCGTCCAATAGGTGGTTTTAGAATGATAGATGATAACGAAGCTGATGATAAAATAATAGCTGTGCTAAATAATGATGCTTTTTATGGGTCTTATGAAGATATTTCAGATTGTCCCGATATTGTAATAGAAAGGCTAAAACATTATTTTTTAACATATAAAGATATGCCAAGTACCGGCAAAAGAAATTCTGAGATTACCCATGTTTACGGAACAAAGGAAGCTCACACTATAATTAAAAATGGAATGTTAGATTACAAGAAGAAATTTAGTAATCTGGAAACTATGTTTGGATAG
- a CDS encoding anhydro-N-acetylmuramic acid kinase — protein sequence MEESLKIVGLMSGTSLDGVDIALCNFRKTKDLYDFEIIKAETIPYSEIWKNRLKNAHNLSGFNFILLHKEYGEFLAKLVKQFIEKNGENAKFIASHGHTIFHQPEKNITFQIGDGSVIAAKTGISTISDFRTLDVSHGGQGAPLVPIGDELLFAEYDFCINLGGFANISYRYNNQRIAFDICPANIAINFLASQINLPFDEDGRIAKSGEINFDMLKKLNFLAYYSQKPPKSLGREWFESEFLPIIDTSSISIENRLRTVYEHIVIQIVKTFNDKFGEKILISGGGAHNNFLIDLLQQKTEKEIVVPEKDIIDYKEALIFAFLGLLRVRNETNCLSSVTGAKSDNCGGIVHQII from the coding sequence ATGGAAGAAAGTTTGAAAATAGTCGGTCTGATGTCAGGTACATCGCTTGATGGTGTTGATATTGCTTTATGTAATTTCAGAAAAACGAAAGATTTATACGATTTTGAAATTATTAAAGCTGAAACAATACCATATTCTGAAATTTGGAAAAATAGACTCAAGAACGCACATAATTTATCCGGTTTCAATTTTATTCTTCTTCATAAAGAATATGGCGAATTTCTGGCTAAACTTGTAAAACAGTTTATAGAAAAGAATGGAGAAAATGCAAAATTTATTGCTTCTCATGGACATACAATTTTTCACCAACCGGAAAAAAATATAACATTTCAAATTGGCGATGGTTCAGTGATTGCTGCTAAAACCGGAATTTCTACAATTTCCGATTTTCGTACTTTAGATGTTTCGCACGGTGGACAAGGAGCTCCACTTGTGCCTATTGGCGATGAATTGCTTTTCGCGGAGTACGATTTCTGTATAAATCTTGGGGGATTTGCAAATATTTCCTATAGATATAATAATCAGAGGATTGCTTTTGATATTTGTCCGGCAAATATTGCAATAAACTTTCTGGCATCTCAAATAAATTTACCTTTCGATGAAGATGGGAGAATAGCAAAATCCGGAGAAATTAATTTTGATATGCTAAAAAAGCTGAATTTTCTAGCCTATTATTCTCAAAAGCCTCCAAAATCGCTGGGCAGGGAATGGTTCGAAAGCGAATTTCTACCGATAATAGACACATCATCAATTTCAATTGAAAATAGGCTACGAACTGTTTATGAGCATATTGTCATTCAGATAGTAAAAACCTTTAATGACAAATTTGGTGAAAAAATTCTGATTAGCGGTGGCGGTGCACACAATAATTTTTTGATTGACTTGCTTCAACAAAAAACTGAAAAAGAAATTGTTGTCCCTGAGAAAGATATTATTGATTACAAAGAAGCTTTAATTTTCGCTTTTCTCGGATTGTTAAGAGTCAGAAATGAGACAAATTGTTTGTCATCTGTAACTGGGGCAAAATCCGACAATTGTGGTGGAATTGTTCATCAAATCATTTAA
- the ruvA gene encoding Holliday junction branch migration protein RuvA, translating to MYEYIEGQLVELTPTYAILDCNGIGYFVNISLNTYSEISLNSKIKLFLHQAIREDAHTLYGFKEKSEREVFRHLISVSGVGANTARMMLSSMNSNEIQQAILSNDVTQLKSIKGIGAKTAQRIILDLKDKISKTSANDEIFVVQNNTVKEESFSALIMLGFSKNSVEKVVNKIFLKDKNISVEDLIKKALKQL from the coding sequence ATGTATGAATACATTGAAGGGCAATTAGTTGAGCTTACTCCTACATATGCAATTTTAGATTGCAATGGAATTGGCTATTTTGTAAATATTTCGCTAAATACCTATTCAGAAATCTCTTTAAATTCAAAAATAAAATTGTTTCTACATCAGGCTATCAGAGAAGATGCTCATACTTTATATGGTTTTAAAGAAAAATCGGAACGCGAAGTTTTTCGGCATTTGATTTCTGTTTCGGGAGTTGGTGCAAACACAGCCAGAATGATGCTTTCGTCAATGAATTCAAACGAAATTCAGCAGGCAATATTGAGTAATGATGTAACTCAACTAAAAAGCATTAAAGGAATTGGAGCCAAAACAGCTCAACGAATAATTCTTGATTTGAAAGATAAAATTTCAAAGACTTCTGCTAATGATGAAATTTTTGTTGTACAAAACAATACAGTTAAAGAAGAATCGTTTTCTGCATTAATTATGTTGGGGTTTTCGAAAAATTCGGTTGAAAAAGTTGTAAATAAAATATTTTTAAAAGATAAAAACATTAGTGTGGAAGACTTGATAAAGAAAGCATTAAAGCAGTTATAG